A DNA window from Streptococcus sp. LPB0220 contains the following coding sequences:
- the rseP gene encoding RIP metalloprotease RseP, with protein sequence MQFIAFIVIFGVIVLVHEFGHFYFAKKSGILVREFSIGMGPKIFAHIGQDGTAYTIRILPLGGYVRMAGWGEDTTEIKTGTPVSLTLNEVSKVVRINLSGKNLDQTALPMNVTQFDFEDKLEITGLVLDETKTYDVDHDATIVEEDGTEVRIAPRDVQYQNASIWGRLITNFAGPMNNFILSIVVYSLLAFMRGGAIDYYSNNVQVAPDGALAKVGVKSNVQILQVNNDTVSNWDELTDAVEKATKDSKTAPELTLKVKTDGQEKEVKVKPTKSGNRYYLGVTNGLKTGFVDKLLSGFTDTWNTATRILGALKDIIFHFSLNKLGGPVAIYNASSQAAQLGIPAVLSLMAMLSINIGIFNLIPIPALDGGKILINLIEVVRRKPLKQEVETYMTLAGVAVMVILMIAVTWNDIMKLFLK encoded by the coding sequence ATGCAGTTTATTGCCTTTATTGTTATTTTTGGAGTGATCGTTCTCGTTCACGAGTTTGGTCATTTCTATTTTGCAAAAAAATCGGGCATCCTGGTGCGAGAATTCTCGATCGGGATGGGTCCCAAGATCTTTGCCCATATTGGTCAAGATGGAACAGCCTATACGATTCGCATTCTACCTTTAGGTGGCTATGTTCGTATGGCTGGCTGGGGTGAGGATACAACTGAGATTAAAACCGGAACACCTGTCAGCTTGACGCTAAATGAGGTTAGCAAGGTTGTCCGGATCAATCTTTCAGGAAAGAATCTGGATCAGACAGCCCTTCCCATGAATGTTACCCAGTTTGACTTTGAAGACAAACTGGAAATTACAGGCTTGGTTCTCGATGAGACCAAGACTTATGATGTCGATCATGATGCGACCATCGTTGAGGAAGATGGGACAGAGGTGCGGATTGCACCGAGAGATGTTCAGTATCAGAATGCCAGCATTTGGGGACGGTTGATCACCAACTTTGCGGGTCCTATGAACAACTTTATCCTCAGTATTGTCGTCTACTCACTTCTAGCTTTTATGCGAGGCGGTGCGATTGACTACTACAGCAACAATGTTCAGGTGGCACCCGATGGGGCGCTGGCTAAGGTCGGTGTCAAAAGCAATGTTCAGATCCTTCAAGTCAATAACGATACCGTTAGCAACTGGGATGAGCTGACAGATGCTGTCGAAAAAGCAACCAAGGACAGCAAGACGGCTCCTGAATTGACCCTGAAAGTCAAAACAGACGGCCAAGAAAAAGAAGTTAAAGTAAAGCCAACCAAGTCAGGGAATCGTTACTATCTGGGTGTGACAAATGGCCTCAAGACAGGATTTGTGGATAAACTCTTGTCTGGTTTTACAGATACCTGGAATACAGCGACACGGATTTTGGGAGCTTTGAAAGATATCATTTTCCACTTTAGTCTCAATAAACTGGGTGGTCCGGTTGCCATCTACAATGCCAGCTCACAAGCTGCTCAATTAGGAATTCCAGCAGTCTTGTCTCTTATGGCCATGCTCTCTATTAATATTGGGATCTTCAATCTAATCCCGATTCCGGCTTTGGATGGCGGGAAAATCTTGATCAATTTGATCGAGGTCGTCCGGAGAAAACCATTGAAACAGGAAGTAGAAACCTATATGACGCTTGCAGGTGTAGCTGTAATGGTTATTTTGATGATTGCTGTCACCTGGAATGATATTATGAAATTATTTTTGAAATAG
- a CDS encoding proline--tRNA ligase translates to MKQSKMLIPTLREMPSDAQVISHALMLRAGYVRQVSAGVYSYLPLANRVIEKAKGIMRQEFEKIGAVEMLAPALLSADLWRESGRYETYGEDLYKLKNREGSDFILGPTHEETFTAIVRDSVKSYKQLPLNLYQIQPKYRDEKRPRNGLLRTREFIMKDGYSFHANYDSLDVTYDEYKAAYERIFTRSGIDYKAIIGDGGAMGGKDSQEFMAVTPARTDLDRWVVLDKSVASFDEIPAEVQEEIKAELLKWMVSGEDTIAYSSESTYAANLEMATNEYKPSNRVVAEEEVKRVETPGVKSIDEVAAFLDVPEEATIKTLVYIADGEPVVALLVGNDQLNEVKLKNHLGADFFEPATEVEVKELLGADFGSLGPVDLPENVKIIADRKVQDSRNAVVGANETGYHLTGVNPGRDFTAEYVDIREVREGEISPDGKGVLNFARGIEIGHIFKLGTRYSASMGADVLDENGRAVPIIMGCYGIGVSRLLSAVMEQHARLFVNKTPKGEYRYAWGINFPKELAPFDMHLIPVNVKDEASLALTDRIEEALVNKGYEVLVDDRNERAGVKFSDSDLIGLPIRVTVGKKAAEGIVEVKIKATGDTIEVHADNLLETLSILNK, encoded by the coding sequence ATGAAACAAAGTAAAATGTTGATTCCAACGCTTCGCGAAATGCCAAGCGATGCTCAAGTCATTAGCCATGCTTTGATGTTGCGTGCAGGTTATGTTCGCCAAGTCTCAGCTGGTGTCTATTCTTATCTGCCATTAGCAAATCGAGTGATTGAAAAAGCAAAAGGCATCATGCGCCAAGAATTTGAAAAAATTGGAGCAGTAGAAATGCTAGCTCCTGCCCTTTTGAGTGCAGATCTCTGGCGTGAATCTGGTCGTTACGAAACTTACGGGGAAGACCTTTATAAGTTGAAAAACCGTGAAGGCTCTGACTTTATCTTGGGTCCAACTCACGAAGAAACCTTTACCGCTATTGTGCGCGACTCAGTAAAATCTTACAAACAATTGCCGTTGAATCTCTACCAAATTCAACCAAAATACCGCGATGAAAAACGCCCACGGAACGGTCTTCTTCGGACCCGTGAATTCATCATGAAAGATGGTTACAGTTTCCATGCCAACTACGATAGCTTGGACGTTACTTATGATGAATACAAGGCAGCTTATGAGCGGATCTTCACACGCAGTGGCATCGACTACAAAGCCATCATCGGTGATGGTGGTGCCATGGGTGGAAAAGATAGCCAAGAGTTTATGGCTGTTACGCCTGCTCGTACGGACTTGGACCGTTGGGTTGTTTTAGACAAATCAGTAGCTTCCTTTGATGAGATCCCAGCAGAAGTTCAAGAAGAAATCAAAGCAGAATTGCTCAAATGGATGGTTTCTGGGGAAGATACTATTGCCTATTCAAGTGAATCAACCTATGCTGCGAACTTGGAAATGGCTACTAACGAATACAAGCCTAGTAACCGTGTCGTAGCAGAAGAAGAAGTGAAACGCGTGGAAACACCAGGTGTCAAATCGATTGATGAAGTAGCTGCATTCTTGGATGTTCCAGAAGAAGCTACTATCAAGACTTTAGTTTACATCGCAGATGGTGAGCCAGTTGTAGCCCTTCTTGTAGGTAATGATCAGCTCAATGAAGTGAAGTTGAAAAACCACCTCGGCGCAGACTTCTTTGAACCTGCAACCGAAGTGGAAGTGAAAGAATTATTAGGAGCTGATTTTGGCTCTCTCGGTCCAGTTGATCTTCCTGAAAATGTTAAGATTATCGCAGACCGCAAGGTCCAAGACAGCCGCAATGCAGTAGTCGGTGCCAATGAAACAGGCTACCACTTGACTGGTGTCAACCCAGGACGTGACTTTACTGCAGAATACGTCGATATCCGTGAAGTTCGTGAAGGCGAAATCTCACCAGATGGGAAAGGGGTCTTGAACTTTGCACGTGGGATCGAAATCGGTCACATTTTCAAACTCGGCACACGCTACTCCGCTAGCATGGGAGCAGATGTCTTGGACGAAAACGGTCGTGCAGTTCCAATCATCATGGGCTGCTACGGAATCGGTGTCAGCCGTCTTCTTTCAGCCGTTATGGAGCAACATGCTCGCCTCTTTGTCAATAAGACTCCAAAAGGGGAGTACCGTTACGCTTGGGGAATTAACTTCCCTAAAGAATTGGCGCCATTTGATATGCATTTGATTCCAGTCAATGTCAAAGATGAAGCAAGCCTTGCTTTGACCGATCGGATCGAAGAAGCCTTGGTGAATAAAGGCTACGAAGTCTTGGTGGATGACCGAAATGAACGCGCTGGTGTCAAATTCAGCGATAGTGATTTGATTGGGCTTCCAATCCGCGTAACAGTTGGTAAAAAAGCAGCTGAAGGCATCGTAGAAGTGAAAATCAAAGCGACAGGAGATACCATCGAAGTTCATGCGGACAATCTCCTTGAAACCCTTTCAATCTTGAACAAATAA
- a CDS encoding WXG100 family type VII secretion target, translating to MAQIKLTPEDLRASAQRYAQGSQEIDQILTTLTHEQQVIDANWDGSAFDSFEAQFNELSPKIKQFAQLLEDINGQLIKVADIVEQTDQDIAAQIH from the coding sequence ATGGCTCAAATTAAATTAACTCCAGAAGACCTACGTGCTTCAGCACAACGTTATGCACAAGGTTCTCAAGAAATCGATCAAATCCTTACTACTTTGACTCATGAACAACAAGTCATCGACGCAAACTGGGATGGATCTGCATTTGATAGCTTTGAAGCACAATTCAACGAATTGTCTCCAAAAATCAAACAATTCGCTCAATTGTTGGAAGACATCAACGGTCAATTGATCAAAGTTGCTGATATCGTTGAACAAACTGACCAAGATATCGCTGCACAAATCCACTAA